One genomic region from Onychostoma macrolepis isolate SWU-2019 chromosome 23, ASM1243209v1, whole genome shotgun sequence encodes:
- the plcg1 gene encoding 1-phosphatidylinositol 4,5-bisphosphate phosphodiesterase gamma-1 isoform X1 translates to MAATAGFSSNGPVPWTLSDTEVNNLYRDLELGTVLTLFYSKKSQRPERRTFQVKLETRQIIWTRGTDKIEGEIDIREIKEIRMGQKSRDFDRYVEDSTARPDQAHCFVILYGTEFRLKALSLAATSDEEMVMWVKGLTWLVSDTLRSPTPLQIERWLRKQFYAVDRNREDRISCKDLKSMLCQVNYRVPNMRFLREKLPDGELRNGDVSYSHFAQLYRSLMFDAQKSMEIPLLQRLIERPEQKISLEDFQNFLIEHQKELWATDSEKVQEFMFHYLKDPLREIEQPYFHQDELLTYLFSKENTIWDSQLDQVRPEDMSNPLSHYWISSSHNTYLTGDQFSSESSLEAYARCLRMGCRCIELDCWDGPDGMPVIYHGHTLTTKIKFSDVLNTIKEHAFVTSDYPIILSIEDHCSIVQQRNMATYFKKVFGEMLLTKAVDISADGLPSPNQLKRKILIKHKKLAEGSAYEEVSSSTPYSENDISNSIKNGILYLEDPINHEWYPHFFVLTSNKIYYSEETSSNQGNEDEEEHRETCNGMDQHVTEKWFHGKLGAGRDGRQIAERLLSEYCLETGAPDGSFLVRESETFVGDYTLSFWRSGRVQHCRIHSRQEAGSPKFYLTDNLVFDTLFALITHYQQVPLRCNEFEMKLTEPVPQTNAHESKEWYHASLSRSQAENMLMRVPRDGAFLVRKRTEVNSFAISFRAEGKIKHCRVQQEGQTVVLGTSEFDSLVDLISYYEKHPLYRKMKLRYPINEETLEKIGTAEPDYGSLYEGRNPGFYVEANQMPTFKCTVRAMYEYKAQRDDELSFSKNAIIQNVDKQEGGWWKGDHGGKKQLWFPANYVEEISPTAVEPDRSQATENSPLGDLLRGSVDVSSCQIVVRSEGKGSRQFVFSLVPVASPRTGPVLDIAANSQEELKDWVVKIREVTMTSEAKLEEGKMMERRKKIALELSDLVIYCRPVPFDEDKIGTERACFRDMSSFPETKAEKYVNRIKGKKFLQYNRLQLSRIYPRGQRLDSSNYDPLPMWLCGSQLVALNFQTADKPMQMNQALFMLNGRSGYVLQPSIMRDDSFDPFDRHSLRGVEPITLCIEVLGARHLPKHGRGIVCPLIEIEVCGAEYDNAKQRTDSEADNGLNPTWPRKPFRFTVCNPSFAFMRFVVYEIDMFNDQNFLAQATFPINCLKTGYRSVPLKNSYTEDLELASLLVHMDIVRGRHENGEMLSPFSAAGAVAMAMQVGRERMGDTSSVSSASSMSPLPSSPGQALGYRGREGSFEARYQSPLDDFRVSQEALLDNENRRLRRARVSADNRA, encoded by the exons TTGATATTCGGGAGATTAAGGAGATCCGCATGGGCCAGAAGTCACGAGACTTCGACCGATATGTGGAGGACTCGACCGCCCGGCCCGACCAGGCCCACTGCTTCGTCATCCTCTACGGCACTGAGTTTCGGCTCAAAGCGCTCAGTCTGGCAG CGACCTCAGACGAGGAGATGGTCATGTGGGTGAAGGGTTTGACCTGGCTGGTGTCCGATACGCTACGCTCCCCCACACCCCTGCAGATAGAGag GTGGCTGAGAAAACAGTTTTACGCAGTGGATCGTAACAGAGAAGACAG AATTTCCTGTAAGGATCTGAAAAGTATGCTGTGCCAGGTCAACTACAGAGTTCCCAACATGAGGTTCTTACGAGAGAAACTTCCG GATGGAGAGCTGAGGAATGGAGATGTATCGTATAGTCATTTCGCGCAGTTGTACCGCAGCCTGATGTTCGACGCACAGAAATCA ATGGAGATTCCACTGCTGCAAAG GCTTATTGAGAGACCAGAGCAGAAGATCTCTCTGGAGGACTTCCAGAACTTCCTGattgaacatcagaag GAGCTCTGGGCTACAGACAGTGAGAAGGTGCAGGAGTTCATGTTCCACTACCTGAAGGATCCTCTGCGAGAGATCGAGCAGCCGTACTTTCATCAAGACGAG CTCCTCACGTATCTGTTCTCTAAAGAGAACACTATCTGGGACTCGCAGCTGGATCAGGTGAGGCCCGAGGACATGAGCAACCCCCTGTCCCACTACTGGATCTCCTCGTCCCACAACAC CTATCTGACGGGAGACCAGTTTTCCAGTGAGTCGTCTCTGGAGGCGTACGCCCGCTGTCTGCGGATGGGCTGCAGATGCATCGAGT TGGACTGCTGGGACGGTCCTGATGGGATGCCTGTTATCTACCATGGTCACACCCTCACCACCAAGATCAAGTTCAGCGACGTGCTTAACACCATCAAAGAACACGCCTTTGTTACGTCTGA CTATCCCATCATCCTCTCCATCGAGGACCACTGCAGTATTGTCCAGCAGAGAAACATGGCCACCTACTTTAAGAAAGTGTTTGGAGAGATGCTCCTGACCAAAGCGGTGGACATCTCAGCCGACGGCCTCCCCTCGCCCAATCAGCTCAAGAGGAAGATCCTGATCAAG cacaagaaattAGCTGAGGGAAGTGCATACGAGGAGGTCTCGTCTTCAACGCCTTACTCCGAGAACGACATCAGCAACTCCATCAAGAACGGCATTCTGTACCTGGAGGATCCCATCAACCAC GAGTGGTATCCTCACTTCTTTGTTCTGACCAGCAATAAGATCTATTACTCTGAAGAGACGTCAAGTAATCAAGGGAACGAGGATGAGGAGGAGCACAGAGAG ACCTGTAACGGCATGGACCAGCATGTGACGGAGAAGTGGTTTCACGGGAAGCTGGGAGCGGGGCGTGACGGGCGTCAGATCGCCGAGCGTCTGCTGTCGGAGTACTGTCTGGAGACCGGCGCGCCGGACGGATCGTTCCTGGTGCGGGAGAGCGAGACCTTCGTGGGAGACTACACTCTCTCTTTCTG GCGGTCCGGTCGGGTTCAGCACTGCAGGATTCACTCTCGGCAGGAGGCCGGCAGCCCCAAGTTCTACCTGACGGATAACCTGGTGTTCGACACGCTGTTTGCGCTCATCACACATTACCAGCAGGTGCCTCTGCGCTGCAACGAGTTTGAGATGAAGCTGACCGAGCCAGTGCCCCAGACCAACGCTCACGAGAGCAAAGA GTGGTATCACGCGTCTCTGTCCCGCAGTCAGGCTGAAAACATGCTGATGAGAGTCCCGCGTGACGGGGCTTTCCTCGTTAGGAAGAGGACAGAAGTCAACTCGTTCGCCATTTCCTTCCG GGCGGAGGGCAAGATAAAGCACTGCCGTGTGCAGCAGGAGGGACAGACGGTGGTTTTGGGCACCTCAGAGTTTGACAGTTTAGTAGATTTAATCAGTTACTATGAGAAACATCCACTGTACCGAAAGATGAAGCTACGCTACCCCATCAACGAGGAAACACTGGAGAAGATCGGCACTGCT GAGCCTGATTATGGATCTCTGTATGAAGGCCGTAACCCTGGATTCTATGTGGAAGCCAATCAGATGCCCACGTTTAAG tgCACAGTACGAGCCATGTATGAATACAAAGCCCAACGCGATGATGAACTTTCCTTCAGTAAGAACGCCATCATTCAGAATGTGGACAAACAGGAAGGAGGCTG GTGGAAGGGAGACCATGGCGGTAAGAAGCAGCTGTGGTTCCCAGCGAATTACGTGGAGGAAATCAGCCCGACGGCCGTGGAGCCCGACAGATCA CAGGCCACAGAGAACAGTCCTCTGGGAGATCTCCTGAGAGGAAGTGTGGACGTGTCTTCCTGTCAGATCG TGGTCAGGTCTGAAGGGAAGGGCAGCAGACAGTTTGTCTTCTCTTTGGTGCCTGTGGCTTCGCCTCGCACCGGCCCGGTGCTGGACATCGCAGCCAACTCCCAAGAGGAGCTAAAGGACTGGGTGGTGAAGATCCGCGAGGTCACCATGACCTCTGAAGCTAAG CTTGAGGAGGGTAAAATGATGGAAAGAAGAAAGAAGATTGCTCTAGAGCTGTCAGACCTCGTCATCTACTGCCGACCGGTTCCTTTTGATGAAGACA AAATCGGGACGGAGCGGGCTTGTTTCCGGGACATGTCCTCGTTTCCTGAGACCAAAGCGGAGAAGTATGTGAACCGCATCAAAGGAAAGAAGTTCCTGCAGTACAACCGGCTGCAGCTCTCGCGGATCTACCCTCGCGGTCAGCGCCTGGACTCGTCCAACTACGACCCGCTACCCATGTGGCTGTGTGGCAGTCAGCTGGTGGCCCTTAACTTCCAGACCGCAG ATAAGCCCATGCAGATGAACCAGGCGCTCTTCATGCTGAACGGCAGGAGCGGTTACGTGCTGCAGCCGTCCATCATGAGAGACGACAGCTTCGACCCGTTTGACCGGCACTCTCTGAGAGGAGTGGAGCCCATCACGCTCTGCATAGAG GTTTTGGGAGCACGCCACCTGCCCAAACACGGTCGAGGTATTGTTTGTCCTCTCATCGAGATCGAGGTTTGTGGAGCAGAATATGACAACGCCAAGCAGAGGACTGACTCTGAAG CGGACAACGGTCTGAACCCCACCTGGCCCAGAAAACCCTTCCGGTTCACCGTGTGCAATCCTTCCTTTGCCTTCATGCGCTTCGTGGTCTATGAAATCGACATGTTCAACGACCAGAACTTTCTCGCTCAGGCAACGTTCCCCATCAACTGCCTCAAAACAG GCTACCGGTCGGTCCCGCTGAAGAACAGCTACACTGAGGATCTGGAGTTGGCGTCTCTGCTGGTGCACATGGACATCGTCAGAGGAAGG CATGAGAACGGCGAGATGCTGAGTCCGTTCTCGGCGGCGGGGGCGGTGGCCATGGCCATGCAGGTGGGCCGGGAGAGGATGGGGGACACCAGCTCCGTCTCCTCCGCGTCCTCCATGTCCCCCCTGCCCTCGTCCCCGGGTCAGGCGCTGGGATATCGCGGCCGGGAGGGCTCGTTCGAGGCCCGCTACCAGTCTCCTCTGGATGACTTCAGAGTGTCCCAGGAGGCGCTGTTGGACAACGAGAACAGGAG GCTCCGCAGGGCTCGCGTCAGCGCCGACAACCGAGCGTAA
- the plcg1 gene encoding 1-phosphatidylinositol 4,5-bisphosphate phosphodiesterase gamma-1 isoform X2, protein MAATAGFSSNGPVPWTLSDTEVNNLYRDLELGTVLTLFYSKKSQRPERRTFQVKLETRQIIWTRGTDKIEGEIDIREIKEIRMGQKSRDFDRYVEDSTARPDQAHCFVILYGTEFRLKALSLAATSDEEMVMWVKGLTWLVSDTLRSPTPLQIERWLRKQFYAVDRNREDRISCKDLKSMLCQVNYRVPNMRFLREKLPDGELRNGDVSYSHFAQLYRSLMFDAQKSMEIPLLQRLIERPEQKISLEDFQNFLIEHQKELWATDSEKVQEFMFHYLKDPLREIEQPYFHQDELLTYLFSKENTIWDSQLDQVRPEDMSNPLSHYWISSSHNTYLTGDQFSSESSLEAYARCLRMGCRCIELDCWDGPDGMPVIYHGHTLTTKIKFSDVLNTIKEHAFVTSDYPIILSIEDHCSIVQQRNMATYFKKVFGEMLLTKAVDISADGLPSPNQLKRKILIKHKKLAEGSAYEEVSSSTPYSENDISNSIKNGILYLEDPINHEWYPHFFVLTSNKIYYSEETSSNQGNEDEEEHRETCNGMDQHVTEKWFHGKLGAGRDGRQIAERLLSEYCLETGAPDGSFLVRESETFVGDYTLSFWRSGRVQHCRIHSRQEAGSPKFYLTDNLVFDTLFALITHYQQVPLRCNEFEMKLTEPVPQTNAHESKEWYHASLSRSQAENMLMRVPRDGAFLVRKRTEVNSFAISFRAEGKIKHCRVQQEGQTVVLGTSEFDSLVDLISYYEKHPLYRKMKLRYPINEETLEKIGTAEPDYGSLYEGRNPGFYVEANQMPTFKCTVRAMYEYKAQRDDELSFSKNAIIQNVDKQEGGWWKGDHGGKKQLWFPANYVEEISPTAVEPDRSATENSPLGDLLRGSVDVSSCQIVVRSEGKGSRQFVFSLVPVASPRTGPVLDIAANSQEELKDWVVKIREVTMTSEAKLEEGKMMERRKKIALELSDLVIYCRPVPFDEDKIGTERACFRDMSSFPETKAEKYVNRIKGKKFLQYNRLQLSRIYPRGQRLDSSNYDPLPMWLCGSQLVALNFQTADKPMQMNQALFMLNGRSGYVLQPSIMRDDSFDPFDRHSLRGVEPITLCIEVLGARHLPKHGRGIVCPLIEIEVCGAEYDNAKQRTDSEADNGLNPTWPRKPFRFTVCNPSFAFMRFVVYEIDMFNDQNFLAQATFPINCLKTGYRSVPLKNSYTEDLELASLLVHMDIVRGRHENGEMLSPFSAAGAVAMAMQVGRERMGDTSSVSSASSMSPLPSSPGQALGYRGREGSFEARYQSPLDDFRVSQEALLDNENRRLRRARVSADNRA, encoded by the exons TTGATATTCGGGAGATTAAGGAGATCCGCATGGGCCAGAAGTCACGAGACTTCGACCGATATGTGGAGGACTCGACCGCCCGGCCCGACCAGGCCCACTGCTTCGTCATCCTCTACGGCACTGAGTTTCGGCTCAAAGCGCTCAGTCTGGCAG CGACCTCAGACGAGGAGATGGTCATGTGGGTGAAGGGTTTGACCTGGCTGGTGTCCGATACGCTACGCTCCCCCACACCCCTGCAGATAGAGag GTGGCTGAGAAAACAGTTTTACGCAGTGGATCGTAACAGAGAAGACAG AATTTCCTGTAAGGATCTGAAAAGTATGCTGTGCCAGGTCAACTACAGAGTTCCCAACATGAGGTTCTTACGAGAGAAACTTCCG GATGGAGAGCTGAGGAATGGAGATGTATCGTATAGTCATTTCGCGCAGTTGTACCGCAGCCTGATGTTCGACGCACAGAAATCA ATGGAGATTCCACTGCTGCAAAG GCTTATTGAGAGACCAGAGCAGAAGATCTCTCTGGAGGACTTCCAGAACTTCCTGattgaacatcagaag GAGCTCTGGGCTACAGACAGTGAGAAGGTGCAGGAGTTCATGTTCCACTACCTGAAGGATCCTCTGCGAGAGATCGAGCAGCCGTACTTTCATCAAGACGAG CTCCTCACGTATCTGTTCTCTAAAGAGAACACTATCTGGGACTCGCAGCTGGATCAGGTGAGGCCCGAGGACATGAGCAACCCCCTGTCCCACTACTGGATCTCCTCGTCCCACAACAC CTATCTGACGGGAGACCAGTTTTCCAGTGAGTCGTCTCTGGAGGCGTACGCCCGCTGTCTGCGGATGGGCTGCAGATGCATCGAGT TGGACTGCTGGGACGGTCCTGATGGGATGCCTGTTATCTACCATGGTCACACCCTCACCACCAAGATCAAGTTCAGCGACGTGCTTAACACCATCAAAGAACACGCCTTTGTTACGTCTGA CTATCCCATCATCCTCTCCATCGAGGACCACTGCAGTATTGTCCAGCAGAGAAACATGGCCACCTACTTTAAGAAAGTGTTTGGAGAGATGCTCCTGACCAAAGCGGTGGACATCTCAGCCGACGGCCTCCCCTCGCCCAATCAGCTCAAGAGGAAGATCCTGATCAAG cacaagaaattAGCTGAGGGAAGTGCATACGAGGAGGTCTCGTCTTCAACGCCTTACTCCGAGAACGACATCAGCAACTCCATCAAGAACGGCATTCTGTACCTGGAGGATCCCATCAACCAC GAGTGGTATCCTCACTTCTTTGTTCTGACCAGCAATAAGATCTATTACTCTGAAGAGACGTCAAGTAATCAAGGGAACGAGGATGAGGAGGAGCACAGAGAG ACCTGTAACGGCATGGACCAGCATGTGACGGAGAAGTGGTTTCACGGGAAGCTGGGAGCGGGGCGTGACGGGCGTCAGATCGCCGAGCGTCTGCTGTCGGAGTACTGTCTGGAGACCGGCGCGCCGGACGGATCGTTCCTGGTGCGGGAGAGCGAGACCTTCGTGGGAGACTACACTCTCTCTTTCTG GCGGTCCGGTCGGGTTCAGCACTGCAGGATTCACTCTCGGCAGGAGGCCGGCAGCCCCAAGTTCTACCTGACGGATAACCTGGTGTTCGACACGCTGTTTGCGCTCATCACACATTACCAGCAGGTGCCTCTGCGCTGCAACGAGTTTGAGATGAAGCTGACCGAGCCAGTGCCCCAGACCAACGCTCACGAGAGCAAAGA GTGGTATCACGCGTCTCTGTCCCGCAGTCAGGCTGAAAACATGCTGATGAGAGTCCCGCGTGACGGGGCTTTCCTCGTTAGGAAGAGGACAGAAGTCAACTCGTTCGCCATTTCCTTCCG GGCGGAGGGCAAGATAAAGCACTGCCGTGTGCAGCAGGAGGGACAGACGGTGGTTTTGGGCACCTCAGAGTTTGACAGTTTAGTAGATTTAATCAGTTACTATGAGAAACATCCACTGTACCGAAAGATGAAGCTACGCTACCCCATCAACGAGGAAACACTGGAGAAGATCGGCACTGCT GAGCCTGATTATGGATCTCTGTATGAAGGCCGTAACCCTGGATTCTATGTGGAAGCCAATCAGATGCCCACGTTTAAG tgCACAGTACGAGCCATGTATGAATACAAAGCCCAACGCGATGATGAACTTTCCTTCAGTAAGAACGCCATCATTCAGAATGTGGACAAACAGGAAGGAGGCTG GTGGAAGGGAGACCATGGCGGTAAGAAGCAGCTGTGGTTCCCAGCGAATTACGTGGAGGAAATCAGCCCGACGGCCGTGGAGCCCGACAGATCA GCCACAGAGAACAGTCCTCTGGGAGATCTCCTGAGAGGAAGTGTGGACGTGTCTTCCTGTCAGATCG TGGTCAGGTCTGAAGGGAAGGGCAGCAGACAGTTTGTCTTCTCTTTGGTGCCTGTGGCTTCGCCTCGCACCGGCCCGGTGCTGGACATCGCAGCCAACTCCCAAGAGGAGCTAAAGGACTGGGTGGTGAAGATCCGCGAGGTCACCATGACCTCTGAAGCTAAG CTTGAGGAGGGTAAAATGATGGAAAGAAGAAAGAAGATTGCTCTAGAGCTGTCAGACCTCGTCATCTACTGCCGACCGGTTCCTTTTGATGAAGACA AAATCGGGACGGAGCGGGCTTGTTTCCGGGACATGTCCTCGTTTCCTGAGACCAAAGCGGAGAAGTATGTGAACCGCATCAAAGGAAAGAAGTTCCTGCAGTACAACCGGCTGCAGCTCTCGCGGATCTACCCTCGCGGTCAGCGCCTGGACTCGTCCAACTACGACCCGCTACCCATGTGGCTGTGTGGCAGTCAGCTGGTGGCCCTTAACTTCCAGACCGCAG ATAAGCCCATGCAGATGAACCAGGCGCTCTTCATGCTGAACGGCAGGAGCGGTTACGTGCTGCAGCCGTCCATCATGAGAGACGACAGCTTCGACCCGTTTGACCGGCACTCTCTGAGAGGAGTGGAGCCCATCACGCTCTGCATAGAG GTTTTGGGAGCACGCCACCTGCCCAAACACGGTCGAGGTATTGTTTGTCCTCTCATCGAGATCGAGGTTTGTGGAGCAGAATATGACAACGCCAAGCAGAGGACTGACTCTGAAG CGGACAACGGTCTGAACCCCACCTGGCCCAGAAAACCCTTCCGGTTCACCGTGTGCAATCCTTCCTTTGCCTTCATGCGCTTCGTGGTCTATGAAATCGACATGTTCAACGACCAGAACTTTCTCGCTCAGGCAACGTTCCCCATCAACTGCCTCAAAACAG GCTACCGGTCGGTCCCGCTGAAGAACAGCTACACTGAGGATCTGGAGTTGGCGTCTCTGCTGGTGCACATGGACATCGTCAGAGGAAGG CATGAGAACGGCGAGATGCTGAGTCCGTTCTCGGCGGCGGGGGCGGTGGCCATGGCCATGCAGGTGGGCCGGGAGAGGATGGGGGACACCAGCTCCGTCTCCTCCGCGTCCTCCATGTCCCCCCTGCCCTCGTCCCCGGGTCAGGCGCTGGGATATCGCGGCCGGGAGGGCTCGTTCGAGGCCCGCTACCAGTCTCCTCTGGATGACTTCAGAGTGTCCCAGGAGGCGCTGTTGGACAACGAGAACAGGAG GCTCCGCAGGGCTCGCGTCAGCGCCGACAACCGAGCGTAA